The DNA window GGAACACACAGCACTTATTTTGAACCCTCCAACTCAACTCTTCTTCTAATTTCTTTAAAGTGGTTTCTTCCATGTTCCATCTAATGACCAAGAATATGCAGAAGATGCTATTCAACATTTTGGCAAGAATTGAGTAAAAGGACATGCATATATCTTGTCATACAGAAGCTCTACctttttcaccttttctctCTTACTACATGAGGCTGCCTGATGATGAAAGGGTGGTTCAGTAACAGCAACAACTTCGACTTTTACAGACCAAGAAATAATTAGCAAAATTCACTGTCAACGGAGTATTCTCCTCCATTCTTTTAGACTTTTCTATTAGTGTGATTCTATCCGATGATTTTGCATTGCAATGAATTGCAAAAAAAGAAATCATTGACTCGACAAAGTATATGTTGAACCTTTAACTTCTACAAGAATATTTCCAAGAGAAATTTGGATTTGTGTTCCAAACAATTTAaggtaaaaaaagaaattagaatAAAGAGAGACATTCACCAGACTTTCAGAATACAGCACTTACtattgcaaggaaaagaaaaggaatccATACACGATCACATAGATGCGTGATTTTCAGTCAACAAAGAGACAGGATACAGACCTTGCTTGCACCCGTGTTTATCTGTTGAGCAAGCACATTCCGAACAGCACAAACCACGTCAGCTGCATCTTGTGAATAACCATCACAGGGTTTTGCACTGTCCagcccaaaaattttcttctcaGGGTCTAGATAATAAGGGTCCACACGCAGGCTCACTCCAAGCGCTTCATAGCCATTCATCTCCTCAATAGCTGCTCGACAAGGTTCATCACTGTCAAATTGAACAAAGCCATAGTCGGCTGATTGACCATCAGGACGTCTTGGGATATTGATATACCAAATCTTTCCGTATTTGAAAAATAGGTATTCCAAAAGTTCAATGTCAGCCCTGTCTGGCAAGTTCTGCAAAAAGGTGAggattaagaaaagaaaaaaaagaagaagggcaAAGCAATTCCAAGAAATAGTTAGAAAAACTCACAAAGGCTACAAAGTTttgaaaaagtaaaagaaataaaaaaaggaaagtacAGTACCCTCACAAACAACGTGTCAGGAACCAGCCCAGTCATTTTAGTACATGGATGACAATCCATCATTTGGATAGGCCTTCCGTGGAGGGTAGCAGAGGCCAGCTTGTTCATTGCCAAATCAGCTGTCATCATTATGGTAAAACAGTAGGGAAAAAATAATTACACATAGCACTTTGAAGGATTGGAATAAAACTAAATACTATGACAAAAACATGCTTTGCTATTGCAAGCAATCTCTTATGCTTTTGAAGAGAATTGCAAAATGAAACATAATATAAAAGCAAAGCACGGATCTGAACTGCAAATAGGAAAACAATATTCAAGCAAAAAAGCCAAGGTCGATAAGCTGCATATggaataaatatctttttagAGCCGTTCTTTCATACCTTAAATCAATCCTTATgttaaaatggaagaaaacaaGGAAAGTGGGAATGCACAAGCTCCGAAGGGGATTAAGAAGGCGAGGATTGAACTCTCGTTCCAATGGACCAGGCGATATTCAATAAAACAGAAGCCACATTGAACCCACCCCGCACACAATAATTGGTTCCCACACGTCAAAATAATGTTGTAACAGTTATCATAGATGATATATTTTGGTTAAATGAAAAATGCTCCTTATACGTTAACCATTGATCACCTTGATCAAGGATCTCTCTgacaaggggaaaaaaaacttCAATTGCCATGTGATCCCATTCTAAGGAGGCACCACTGAAAGAAGAAACTTAAATATTTCATCACTCTTAGATACTGAGTCAAAAGACAGACACTTGCATGACAACAAATTCCTGGCACGTACTAAATCAAGGAAGATCCCAACTACAGCTCGCCTATATGCAAGAATAATCGGGAATCTTTTCCAATTTCTGACTTCAAAAAGAGAAACAGGTATTCGCTCTTCAACAAAAGTCCTAGTACGATAATCCATTCCTCAAAAATCATAATCTATTTCCACAAACGACAGACATGGTTCAACAGTTGGCAATCACTCGTTCATGACACAATTGGTCTGCTTTAAAAACGCCAAAAAAAGGGGGGAAAGGGTTAAACAGAAGTTTATCTAAATAGATTTGCAACAAGAGACATGAACAATTAGAAATTCCTCAAAGGCCAACCTTATAATGAATTTTGCAACTACAGATATGAATCACACGAAGCAGCTATAAAgcaaaggaaaacaatttcatcAACAGCTGGATGTCAACAAAACTGACCATGTTCTTTCTTCGCAAAGGAAACCAGGGCATAGCGGCCAATTATGGAGTCACAGAGAATCTCAGTCCTAATCGCGACACACACGCGGAAGAGGCGATGAACATCCGCTCCCGTCACGGTATCGGCCAAAGTCCAAACATAAAGCATCGGCAGCCCAGAACCAGCCGATCGAAGACTACTCATCTTCTGCTGCACTCGATCTCCTCCCCGATATCTACTCGGTTGGTTTGTGTACTCGTTTTGAACCAATTCCTAATTCTCTCGTTTCTATTCTTCTACAGGATTCCTTTTCTATGTTAGTACGCTGTTTTGGGGTTCGACTTGAGTTATAGGAAAAACGGGAATTGAGCTTCAAAATCATATAAAATGTTCAGCGAATGTTAAAGTCTCATGGCATACGGCCTTTTAATCTTCCACCTACAGTGGCTAAGAGTTAACAAGGGTCCCCCCAGGCCCAAAAAAATGGCCTTTTAATCTTGTACCAGCAGTTGCTGAGCATTAAGAAGGGTCCCCGAGGCCCGTAAAATCAATCCCAGTGATGCATAAAGTACAATCTTAATTG is part of the Coffea eugenioides isolate CCC68of chromosome 6, Ceug_1.0, whole genome shotgun sequence genome and encodes:
- the LOC113772843 gene encoding polyadenylate-binding protein 8-like isoform X4, producing MSSLRSAGSGLPMLYVWTLADTVTGADVHRLFRVCVAIRTEILCDSIIGRYALVSFAKKEHADLAMNKLASATLHGRPIQMMDCHPCTKMTGLVPDTLFVRNLPDRADIELLEYLFFKYGKIWYINIPRRPDGQSADYGFVQFDSDEPCRAAIEEMNGYEALGVSLRVDPYYLDPEKKIFGLDSAKPCDGYSQDAADVVCAVRNVLAQQINTGASKAASCSKREKVKKMEHGRNHFKEIRRRVELEGSK
- the LOC113772843 gene encoding polyadenylate-binding protein 8-like isoform X3; translation: MSSLRSAGSGLPMLYVWTLADTVTGADVHRLFRVCVAIRTEILCDSIIGRYALVSFAKKEHADLAMNKLASATLHGRPIQMMDCHPCTKMTGLVPDTLFVRNLPDRADIELLEYLFFKYGKIWYINIPRRPDGQSADYGFVQFDSDEPCRAAIEEMNGYEALGVSLRVDPYYLDPEKKIFGLDSAKPCDGYSQDAADVVCAVRNVLAQQINTGASKIAKVDAAGASTAGASTDCGTDALPPMGNVLIEELSSHVADRLASLPLTDSMFS
- the LOC113772843 gene encoding polyadenylate-binding protein 8-like isoform X1, yielding MSSLRSAGSGLPMLYVWTLADTVTGADVHRLFRVCVAIRTEILCDSIIGRYALVSFAKKEHADLAMNKLASATLHGRPIQMMDCHPCTKMTGLVPDTLFVRNLPDRADIELLEYLFFKYGKIWYINIPRRPDGQSADYGFVQFDSDEPCRAAIEEMNGYEALGVSLRVDPYYLDPEKKIFGLDSAKPCDGYSQDAADVVCAVRNVLAQQINTGASKGKLLQQIAKVDAAGASTAGASTDCGTDALPPMGNVLIEELSSHVADRLASLPLTDSMFS